Part of the Musa acuminata AAA Group cultivar baxijiao chromosome BXJ3-10, Cavendish_Baxijiao_AAA, whole genome shotgun sequence genome, GTCAAATATTTTGTTCTGCATGGACAAGAACTGTTCTAAGCATAACATCAATCCAAGAGCACTTGTGGGCCTCTTTGTCTCTGAAGGCCTAAAAGAATGGTAAGTTCATCATGCAGCATACTAGCTTTCATATATTGCAGAGCTATTATTACTCTGTGTGGCCAGTGCTGGGAGTCCTTATCAATAAGATCTTTTTGTCCATCATATAGATCTATTTTCCATTTTATCTGTTAGATCTACAAATCTAAGAAAATTGCATCATCTATAGAGAGAGTTTGGGGACTGTTCATCTTGAGCAGAATGGATGGAAAGCACAATTGTCCTACTATGCTTATGCTACACCTCAAAGATAATGAGTTTACTCAAATTTTATAGTCATATTCTAAATTACAAATATTTAGTGATGACAAAAGAACACACATGTAGTGATGTGGCAAAGTCAGGATGAATCTAAATATACATGTTTTAGGGGTTAGCTACAATCTATTTGTTTGATTTGTTTCCTGTGAGAAACAACTAatgaagattaaatattttttcctaTAAATCATTATACTTTCTATATGAGATAAAATAGATAAAAATATTTCCTTAGGATAAAAGATGATAGCTGTCACTGTTTTCATGGAAAAAAATTGTATATACctacattaaaatatttttatgtaaGAAACATTTTTTTGAAGGATAAATAATAAAGACGAAATTTGAACTCAGCATATTAGGATAACGTATCAAAATCTTTGCCAAATACACTAGCAAACATATTCAAAATATGTCGAATAAGACTTCGAATTTTCGATCTTACCTAAGGTATAAAAATACACCACTATCAAACCAATATTTAAGGTATAAAAATATGTCAATTGAGATTTTGAATCctcaatttttgataaataaatataatacatcatcatcatcatcatcatcatcagattaATATTGAAAgtatataagaaaataaaatgcaTATGTATTCACAGGAATCCATTCCAAAACAAAGATGGAAAGCTTGGTCAAAGGTGGTACAATCTTTAGCTCTAAAATGTAATAAGGACAACATCAACAACATGCAGGCCATTTCTTGTAGGAGATTCCATAACAAAACATATCCCTTATGTCCTCTAATGATCAAAAAAGAAATCAAAAGTGTTTCACGAGGCTTGAGTTGATTTTGTCTACATCATGCTCGCCACCATCATAATTTGTCAATGCTGCATATTCCATGATCATtggtggtgaggaagaagaggaacagACAACAACATGACTCAAAAGCAGTTCTCGTTTGGCTGCATCACCGAGTTTTGCGCAGCAAAATGTTATATAATTTCTGTGATAAATCGTTCTTGAGAATGTTGATTGTTCATTTGGCTTCATGTATTATGTTTATTATTGCAAGAATCCAAAACGTTTTGGCAGCAGAATTCTGAAGCAGAAAACAACACGCGGGCTGTATTACGGTGGGCTTCGGAACCATCACAGACCGGTTTAGCGCGTTCGAACCGCCCGACGATGCGGGTCGGACCCGACCGGGGACGACACTCGGACCGGGTTTGGCCCCACGCTCACCGCCTTCTCGCTTCGGCACCTCAGAAgcccgctgcctctccacctgcCGCCCGCGGCCGCCGCGAAGCGGAGCTCGCCGCAGGCGGAGGCGGCGCTGGGGAAGTTGGCGAGGCTCGCGCGGTCGAGCCCTTCCGCGGTGGTGACGCTCACCCCGGTCGGCGGCGGGGCCTCGAGGAGGTGGTCGCGGGAGTCGAGGGAGTCGCGGTGGCGGTACGTCGTCTGGGTGGAGAAGCTCTCGATCTCGAAAAGGTCCGAGCTGGCGTCGCTTGCGGCATCGTCATCCGGCAGTGGCTTCGGGATGCGCGCATGGTCAGAGAACGGGAAAACTGCCGTCTCCTTTGATGGCTGGAAGGCCTCCAGGGGCGTTCGTGGTGGCTCTTCGGCGAGGTTGAAAAAGGACGGGTTCAAGATGGAGAAAGAGAAGCCATCGGAATCGCAGAATAGGTTGCTGGAATTAGCCATCCGGCAGCCAATTTCCGCCGAAAATGGCGTCTCTAGCGAGAAAAGGTCCGGATTTTGTGGTGGACTCCCTGGAGTTGTTATCTTCACCTTTATCGTCTTCCCGGAGCCAAACTCGTTGTCGATCTCTTCCCGCGTCGCGGCCTCCGGGATGCTACTGAGACCCACTTCCCGTGTACTAAAGCTGAGATTTTTAGAGGACGGCGACGTCCGTAAATCCAAACCGGAGCGAATCGGGCTTCTGGGCTGGGAGCACTTCTCTTCGACGACGACGGACTTCATCCCCGAGCACGGGCAGCTGCGACCGAATAGGCGGCGGGCGACGGAGGAGGGCCACTTGAAGCGCAAGGCACTCGCGGTGACGGCGACGGACCCGTCAAGGGCAAGGCCCAAATGGCTGTTCCAGCTGACCTCCGACGAGGCGGTCGGCGTCGCGTAGAACGAACAGGTCCGGCCGTGCCTCGCATGACCATCAACCAAGGAGAGCGAAAAGCCGCTCCGTTGGGCAGAAAGGTTGCATTTTTGGGCGGGTCCGTTGAGAATTATGGTCCGCCTGATGGCGTCGTGCTCTTCTTTAAAGCAGCGGTCGGCGTCGAAGATGCTCAGCTCGCAACGGCCAATGCGGCGGCCTTGGTCGGCGAAGGTGGCGGAGTCCCTGCTTGGCCTCCGAGCAAAGCTTGTAGTTACTCTGTCTCTCTCCATCGCACACGCACACCGCCTAACTCTGTCAAGAGGAAAACAAGATGATTGAAAACTGAATAGTTCAGCAGATGATTGAAGCCATTGAGAGGTTTATATAGAGTTCAAATAAACAAATTTAaagctttttcttctcttatcTAATAACTCTTTTTATTACGAATGCATACTTACAGTGTGACTTCAAAGCTTTGTTTACCAGCAAATACTGCTCTTTCCAATATGTTCAAGATTCCAGGTGAAATCATATCAGATCCTAATGATGGAAGGGAAGACAAATCTTTGAAAGCTGGGGTGATCAATGAACACATGTTTTGAACAGACATGGCTTTcttgagttggaattggagccacATGCAAAGAAGACATCTTAATTAGGCATGATTGTATTATGCCCTGCATGTCTTATATTGGATGCATGGACCATAGACTAGCTTTGGATTTAGATAATTAATCTTGTTTTGTTGTTTCCAGCTATCTGAAATAGTCTGCATAGATCCTTTACTGTTATTTGAGCTCAAATATTAATTGGACAAACATATCGTCTTTACCAGCATCTGCGGTTGTGCTTTTCCTCTCAAAAGACCAAAGAAGATGAGTTACTGCAATCATTCATAGACCAGGAAATGAGGTTGATGAAACTGACCCTTCATTACTACACTGCTGTTCCTTCTACTCCAACAATGAGAGGAAAAGTGCTGAGTGCATCTTGTCCACATGCCTCATTGTGCTCCCATTCTTGCATGTTGAGGTAGCATAACACATGAAGGTAGGCTCATGTGTTTGGGAGACATAAGAACACTAAGTTCTTGTCAGATCTTGTTCATTAACTCTGGCCTCATAATCTTCATCTAGAATCTGCCTACACTTTTGATGTAACCTCCATGATGAACTCTCAACCTTTCAGTACATACTTGAGGCTCTGTTTTGTTGTGTCTCCATGCAGAGTTCTACAGTGAATCTATCACTTCAGTGGACACAATGTCTCTTGGTCCTCTAACAGCATTGCTTTGATGCTTTTTGTCTGTATTACAAGGATGAAAACACTAGTTTGTGCACACAGCTGCTGCCATTATTACTTTGTCTGCAGATTAGATTGGGTCAAAAAATGCTGACATTATATGGTTGACATGATTGTTGTATTTATTATGTTACATCAGTCATGTAACCTTAGCATGAATTGACCAACTAGCAGTTTCATAGAGGTATATGATACACAAAGTTTTGTAATGATAGTTGCTAAGATGAATTACACAATCACTTTAGTCTTCCCTCATAGGGTAAGATTTGAAGTAGTTTGAGTGCAAATCTAATGTCAAAATCCACTGATTCTCTAAGCTACAGGGTATAGTTGAAATGCCTGCTTTGATGTCTGGAAAGATGAGGATTTCATGGTCATTCAGAATGTGAGAAACAAGTTT contains:
- the LOC104000769 gene encoding protein PHYTOCHROME KINASE SUBSTRATE 4-like, producing the protein MERDRVTTSFARRPSRDSATFADQGRRIGRCELSIFDADRCFKEEHDAIRRTIILNGPAQKCNLSAQRSGFSLSLVDGHARHGRTCSFYATPTASSEVSWNSHLGLALDGSVAVTASALRFKWPSSVARRLFGRSCPCSGMKSVVVEEKCSQPRSPIRSGLDLRTSPSSKNLSFSTREVGLSSIPEAATREEIDNEFGSGKTIKVKITTPGSPPQNPDLFSLETPFSAEIGCRMANSSNLFCDSDGFSFSILNPSFFNLAEEPPRTPLEAFQPSKETAVFPFSDHARIPKPLPDDDAASDASSDLFEIESFSTQTTYRHRDSLDSRDHLLEAPPPTGVSVTTAEGLDRASLANFPSAASACGELRFAAAAGGRWRGSGLLRCRSEKAVSVGPNPVRVSSPVGSDPHRRAVRTR